Proteins encoded by one window of Drosophila melanogaster chromosome X:
- the CG7332 gene encoding uncharacterized protein, isoform A: protein MNEKIVREQRGGEDSPSSVSAKSATAAASASTASMTFASAALESHKTTTITTASSSPRTSGASASASSSSRSASAPASSSSQQEKQPMLNATDMRELREIKQLLWGDNVREDVFKRWSQGFEFSKVEPSALVQKQGGPCAVIAPVQAYLLKIIIMDLPGIKLSEISLDKSQNLLIQALCDILKNCRAPRYRIVHLLRRRGNATEAGSTKKRSPAGEEESALAGQAAGSSEEVEEAAEATPASVSKLSQALQLEHDMHQELSPDEFHERLHTLHFKNIAAVARYYMENYDQLAHTYGVLLFMYSVFLTKGLELVAADISDTSEPLIHSTYGYGGQSLINLMLTGRAVAHVWDNEQDVGGLKLRGICEQSDIGFITLMEEMRYCTVGSFFKNPRYPVWVMGSDTHLTVLFSNEKRLVSPETPSETGRRIFKSYDPEGNNFISTTMLREVLIALNLVSEPAYVALMQKRLDPENLGIILLNAFMDEFFPLESRSTPDTFELMHYNGIPGSNENNKVRYYCGTAILLEGDLKSVCTSNPMVTCLQTKWPNIEINWHDGHMPSLN from the exons ATGAACGAGAAAATCGTGCGGGAGCAGCGCGGCGGCGAAGATTCCCCATCCTCCGTCTCGGCGAAAAGTGCAACGGCAGCGGCGTCAGCGTCGACAGCGTCGATGACGTTTGCCTCGGCGGCCTTGGAATCGCACAAGACGACCACCATCACGACCGCCAGCAGCAGCCCTCGCACCAGTGGAGCAAGTGCATCCGCCTCGTCATCCTCTCGATCCGCATCTGCACCTGCATCGTCGTCCAGCCAGCAGGAAAAGCAACCGATGCTGAATGCCACCGATATGCGCGAACTGCGCGAAATCAAGCAGTTGCTGTGGGGCGACAATGTGCGCGAAGATGTATTCAAGCGTTGGTCTCAAG GATTCGAGTTTAGTAAAGTGGAACCGTCTGCATTGGTGCAGAAGCAGGGCGGTCCTTGTGCTGTGATAGCGCCGGTGCAGGCGTACTTGCTTAAGATTATTATCATGGACTTGCCAGGCATCAAGCTCTCGGAG ATTTCCCTCGACAAATCGCAGAACCTGCTGATCCAGGCATTGTGTGACATCCTGAAGAATTGTCGGGCGCCGCGGTACCGCATCGTCCATCTCTTGCGCCGACGAGGAAACGCTACAGAGGCTGGATCAACCAAAAAGCGCTCACCGGCTGGCGAGGAAGAATCTGCTTTAGCTGGCCAAGCGGCAGGATCTTCCGAAGAGGTGGAGGAGGCGGCAGAAGCCACTCCCGCCTCGGTCAGCAAGTTGTCCCAGGCCCTGCAGCTCGAACACGATATGCACCAGGAACTGTCGCCGGATGAGTTCCACGAGCGCCTGCACACGCTCCACTTTAAGAATATCGCAGCCGTGGCCCGCTACTATATGGAGAATTACGACCAGCTGGCGCACACATACGGCGTGCTGCTGTTCATGTACTCGGTGTTCCTCACCAAGGGCTTGGAGCTGGTTGCGGCCGATATATCGGACACGTCGGAGCCCCTGATACACAGCACATACGGCTATGGCGGCCAGTCGCTTATTAACCTGATGCTAACTGGGCGAGCAGTTGCCCATGTCTGGGATAATGAGCAGGACGTTGGCGGACTGAAGCTGCGTGGCATCTGTGAGCAGAGCGACATCGGCTTTATAACACTGATGGAGGAAATGCGTTACTGCACGGTGGGCTCCTTCTTCAAGAACCCACGCTATCCCGTATGGGTGATGGGGTCCGATACGCATTTAACCG TTCTGTTCAGCAACGAAAAGAGGCTTGTCTCACCAGAGACGCCCTCGGAAACTGGTCGTCGGATCTTCAAATCGTACGACCCGGAGGGCAACAATTTCATATCGACCACAATGCTGCGCGAAGTTCTCATCGCCTTGAATCTGGTCAGCGAGCCGGCCTA TGTCGCCCTCATGCAGAAGCGTCTTGATCCGGAGAACTTGGGCATTATACTGCTAAATGCGTTCATGGACGAGTTCTTCCCGCTGGAGAGCCGCTCCACGCCGGATACGTTCGAGCTGATGCACTACAACGGCATACCGGGCTCCAATGAGAACAACAAG GTGCGCTACTATTGCGGCACGGCCATTTTGCTGGAAGGCGATCTGAAGTCGGTCTGCACCTCGAACCCGATGGTCACCTGCCTGCAGACCAAGTGGCCAAATATCGAAATAAACTGGCACGACGGCCATATGCCCTCCTTGAATTGA